The following coding sequences are from one Lycium ferocissimum isolate CSIRO_LF1 chromosome 3, AGI_CSIRO_Lferr_CH_V1, whole genome shotgun sequence window:
- the LOC132050624 gene encoding peroxisomal ATPase PEX6 isoform X1 — protein sequence MVEKRKPLILSSTKNLLNSLLNLETQTQSQISLLSTVQLRAGILQVSKDAKIVNVDDSALVGITSNQLRRLCITSGSLVLIKNVNTNQQRIGQVVVLDPPGSDKVLSDHTSSPSHSSLTTFLLPLYSYPDCTEPEGEVAYLSPILAFNLNVHLSCLRSMIHQGKEALSSIFEAKSDNIASGKDNALISLGLEPLDQLPKYATHLRASFVKIPECGTLDSVKKDSSIEAEDRQELIDMELNKYFAVDRFLSRGDIFSVCINWNCKSTLCIPCSQKKQNGGPDLIYFKVVAMEPSEESVLRVNRTRTALILGGNVPSAVPPDFLIPRPRGSLPLQGSTVKTLASILIPPLCPSALSSKFRVVVLLHGLTGCGKRTVVKFVARQLGLHVVEYNCQSIFANSDRKTSAALAETFSMARRYSPTILLLRHFEVFKNLASNEGSPHDQVGMNLEVASVIKEFTEPIAEDEEIYSEGKSNAHDVAQPVNRHPVLLVAAADSPEGLPPTIRRCFSHEIKMDPLNEAQRKEMLSQSLQHVSELLPNTSLEDLVKDLVGQTSGFMPRDLRALVADAGANLVLSRDSQEVEHLREGSHESKSIENNGSHESAKSLSQEDVMKSLERSKKRNATALGTPKVPNVKWEDVGGLEDVKKSILDTVQLPLLHKDLFSSGLRKRSGVLFYGPPGTGKTLLAKAVATECSLNFLSVKGPELINMYIGESEKNVRDIFQKARSARPCVIFFDELDSLAPARGASGDSGGVMDRVVSQMLAEIDGLNDSTQNLFIIGASNRPDLIDPALLRPGRFDKLLYVGVNSEASYRERVLKALTRKFKLKEDISLLAIAKRCPPNFTGADMYALCADAWFHAAKRKALASGSDSTGSDDLDDSIVVEYEDFLKVLGEISPSLSMAELKKYELLREQFEGSSR from the exons ATGGTTGAAAAAAGGAAACccttaattctttcttcaacAAAAAATCTACTAAATTCACTTCTAAATTTAGAAACCCAAACCCAAAGTCAAATTTCATTATTGTCAACAGTACAATTGAGAGCTGGAATTCTACAAGTATCAAAAGATGCAAAAATTGTTAATGTTGATGATTCTGCTTTGGTTGGGATAACTAGTAATCAGTTAAGAAGACTTTGTATTACTTCTGGTTCACTG gTACTCATCAAGAATGTTAATACAAATCAACAAAGAATTGGACAAGTGGTAGTTCTAGATCCTCCCGGTTCGGACAAAGTTTTATCTGACCATACCTCATCGCCATCGCATTCTTCTCTGACAACATTTCTCTTGCCATTGTATAGCTATCCTGACTGTACAGAACCAGAAGGAGAAGTTGCCTATTTATCTCCGATCCTGGCATTTAACCTTAATGTACATTTATCATGCTTGAGATCAATGATTCACCAGGGGAAAGAAGCTTTATCATCAATATTTGAGGCCAAATCAGATAACATTGCGAGTGGAAAAGATAATGCTCTCATTAGTCTAGGACTTGAACCTTTGGATCAGTTGCCAAAATATGCGACACACCTGAGGGCTTCTTTTGTGAAGATACCGGAATGTGGGACCCTAGATTCAGTTAAAAAAGATTCATCTATAGAGGCTGAAGATCGTCAAGAGTTGATCGATATGGAATTGAATAAGTACTTTGCAGTGGATAGATTTCTTTCTAGAGGTGATATTTTCAGTGTATGCATCAACTGGAACTGCAAATCGACTCTGTGCATCCCTTGCAGTCAAAAGAAGCAAAATGGTGGTCCTGACCTCATATATTTCAAG GTTGTGGCCATGGAACCTTCCGAAGAATCTGTTCTAAGAGTCAACCGTACTCGAACTGCCCTTATACTTGGAGGGAATGTACCTTCTGCTGTTCCTCCAGATTTCTTGATTCCTCGACCACGAGGTTCCCTGCCTTTACAAGGGAGCACGGTGAAGACTTTAGCCTCCATACTTATACCACCATTATGTCCATCAGCCCTTTCATCAAAATTtcgggttgttgtgttgttgcaTGGCTTGACTG GATGTGGGAAGAGAACTGTGGTTAAATTTGTTGCTCGTCAATTAGGCCTTCATGTAGTGGAATATAACTGTCAAAGCATATTTGCAAATTCTGATAGAAAAACATCTGCTGCCCTGGCTGAAACCTTCAGTATGGCTCGCAG ATACTCTCCTACTATTCTACTTCTTCGTCATTTTGAGGTCTTCAAGAACCTAGCCTCTAACGAGGGTTCACCACATGACCAAGTTGGTATGAACTTAGAAGTTGCATCTGTCATAAAGGAATTTACTGAGCCAATTGCTGAAGATGAAGAAATCTACTCAGAAGGAAAGTCAAATGCTCATGAT GTTGCTCAACCCGTAAATCGGCACCCAGTGCTGTTAGTTGCTGCTGCTGATAGTCCTGAAGGCCTTCCACCAACTATTAGGCGTTGTTTCAGTCATGAGATTAAGATGGATCCATTGAATGAAGCACAAAGGAAGGAAATGCTCTCCCAGTCTCTTCAACATGTTAGTGAACTACTTCCAAAT ACTTCTTTGGAGGACCTTGTGAAAGATTTGGTTGGTCAGACATCAGGATTCATGCCAAGGGATCTGCGAGCTTTAGTTGCTGATGCTGGTGCAAATCTAGTCCTTAGTCGTGATAGTCAGGAGGTTGAGCATCTGAGGGAGGGTTCTCATGAGAGCAAGTCGATCGAGAATAATGGCTCACATGAATCGGCAAAGTCCCTTAGCCAAGAAGATGTAATGAAATCACTGGAACgatcaaagaaaagaaatgcaacAGCATTGGGTACTCCAAAG GTTCCAAATGTCAAATGGGAAGACGTTGGTGGGCTTGAGGACGTGAAGAAATCAATTTTGGACACTGTACAG CTACCTCTTTTACATAAGGACTTGTTTTCGTCTGGATTGCGCAAGCGATCTGGGGTTCTTTTCTATGGCCCTCCTGGTACCGGAAAA ACTTTATTGGCGAAAGCTGTTGCTACTGAATGCTCCCTGAATTTTCTTAGCGTGAAAGGGCCCGAGTTGATTAACATGTACATAGGAGAGTCAGAGAAAAATGTCCGGGACATTTTTCAGAAG GCCAGATCAGCTCGACCATGTGTTATCTTCTTTGATGAACTTGATTCGCTTGCTCCTGCCAGGGGTGCTTCTGGAGACTCCGGTGGCGTAATGGATCGAGTGGTTTCTCAG ATGCTTGCTGAGATTGATGGCCTGAACGACTCTACCCAG AACTTGTTTATTATTGGAGCTAGCAACAGGCCTGATCTTATAGATCCCGCCCTTTTGAGGCCTGGGCGATTCGATAAGCTCCTTTATGTTGGTGTTAATTCTGAAGCCTCGTACAGGGAGAG GGTCCTTAAAGCGCTAACACGGAAGTTTAAATTGAAAGAAGATATATCTCTACTTGCAATAGCAAAAAGGTGTCCGCCAAACTTCACGGGGGCTGACATGTATGCGCTGTGCGCTGATGCTTGGTTTCATGCTGCGAAACGCAAG GCATTAGCTTCGGGTTCAGATTCAACTGGTTCAGATGATCTGGATGACTCAATTGTCGTGGAATATGAGGATTTTTTAAAG GTCTTGGGAGAGATCTCTCCTTCGTTGTCTATGGCCGAGCTTAAAAAGTATGAGTTGCTTCGGGAACAGTTTGAAGGATCATCAAGATGA
- the LOC132050624 gene encoding peroxisomal ATPase PEX6 isoform X2, translating to MVEKRKPLILSSTKNLLNSLLNLETQTQSQISLLSTVQLRAGILQVSKDAKIVNVDDSALVGITSNQLRRLCITSGSLVLIKNVNTNQQRIGQVVVLDPPGSDKVLSDHTSSPSHSSLTTFLLPLYSYPDCTEPEGEVAYLSPILAFNLNVHLSCLRSMIHQGKEALSSIFEAKSDNIASGKDNALISLGLEPLDQLPKYATHLRASFVKIPECGTLDSVKKDSSIEAEDRQELIDMELNKYFAVDRFLSRGDIFSVCINWNCKSTLCIPCSQKKQNGGPDLIYFKVVAMEPSEESVLRVNRTRTALILGGNVPSAVPPDFLIPRPRGSLPLQGSTVKTLASILIPPLCPSALSSKFRVVVLLHGLTGCGKRTVVKFVARQLGLHVVEYNCQSIFANSDRKTSAALAETFSMARRYSPTILLLRHFEVFKNLASNEGSPHDQVGMNLEVASVIKEFTEPIAEDEEIYSEGKSNAHDVAQPVNRHPVLLVAAADSPEGLPPTIRRCFSHEIKMDPLNEAQRKEMLSQSLQHVSELLPNTSLEDLVKDLVGQTSGFMPRDLRALVADAGANLVLSRDSQEVEHLREGSHESKSIENNGSHESAKSLSQEDVMKSLERSKKRNATALGTPKVPNVKWEDVGGLEDVKKSILDTVQLPLLHKDLFSSGLRKRSGVLFYGPPGTGKTLLAKAVATECSLNFLSVKGPELINMYIGESEKNVRDIFQKARSARPCVIFFDELDSLAPARGASGDSGGVMDRVVSQMLAEIDGLNDSTQNLFIIGASNRPDLIDPALLRPGRFDKLLYVGVNSEASYRERVLKALTRKFKLKEDISLLAIAKRCPPNFTGADMYALCADAWFHAAKRKVYSTGSDDLDDSIVVEYEDFLKVLGEISPSLSMAELKKYELLREQFEGSSR from the exons ATGGTTGAAAAAAGGAAACccttaattctttcttcaacAAAAAATCTACTAAATTCACTTCTAAATTTAGAAACCCAAACCCAAAGTCAAATTTCATTATTGTCAACAGTACAATTGAGAGCTGGAATTCTACAAGTATCAAAAGATGCAAAAATTGTTAATGTTGATGATTCTGCTTTGGTTGGGATAACTAGTAATCAGTTAAGAAGACTTTGTATTACTTCTGGTTCACTG gTACTCATCAAGAATGTTAATACAAATCAACAAAGAATTGGACAAGTGGTAGTTCTAGATCCTCCCGGTTCGGACAAAGTTTTATCTGACCATACCTCATCGCCATCGCATTCTTCTCTGACAACATTTCTCTTGCCATTGTATAGCTATCCTGACTGTACAGAACCAGAAGGAGAAGTTGCCTATTTATCTCCGATCCTGGCATTTAACCTTAATGTACATTTATCATGCTTGAGATCAATGATTCACCAGGGGAAAGAAGCTTTATCATCAATATTTGAGGCCAAATCAGATAACATTGCGAGTGGAAAAGATAATGCTCTCATTAGTCTAGGACTTGAACCTTTGGATCAGTTGCCAAAATATGCGACACACCTGAGGGCTTCTTTTGTGAAGATACCGGAATGTGGGACCCTAGATTCAGTTAAAAAAGATTCATCTATAGAGGCTGAAGATCGTCAAGAGTTGATCGATATGGAATTGAATAAGTACTTTGCAGTGGATAGATTTCTTTCTAGAGGTGATATTTTCAGTGTATGCATCAACTGGAACTGCAAATCGACTCTGTGCATCCCTTGCAGTCAAAAGAAGCAAAATGGTGGTCCTGACCTCATATATTTCAAG GTTGTGGCCATGGAACCTTCCGAAGAATCTGTTCTAAGAGTCAACCGTACTCGAACTGCCCTTATACTTGGAGGGAATGTACCTTCTGCTGTTCCTCCAGATTTCTTGATTCCTCGACCACGAGGTTCCCTGCCTTTACAAGGGAGCACGGTGAAGACTTTAGCCTCCATACTTATACCACCATTATGTCCATCAGCCCTTTCATCAAAATTtcgggttgttgtgttgttgcaTGGCTTGACTG GATGTGGGAAGAGAACTGTGGTTAAATTTGTTGCTCGTCAATTAGGCCTTCATGTAGTGGAATATAACTGTCAAAGCATATTTGCAAATTCTGATAGAAAAACATCTGCTGCCCTGGCTGAAACCTTCAGTATGGCTCGCAG ATACTCTCCTACTATTCTACTTCTTCGTCATTTTGAGGTCTTCAAGAACCTAGCCTCTAACGAGGGTTCACCACATGACCAAGTTGGTATGAACTTAGAAGTTGCATCTGTCATAAAGGAATTTACTGAGCCAATTGCTGAAGATGAAGAAATCTACTCAGAAGGAAAGTCAAATGCTCATGAT GTTGCTCAACCCGTAAATCGGCACCCAGTGCTGTTAGTTGCTGCTGCTGATAGTCCTGAAGGCCTTCCACCAACTATTAGGCGTTGTTTCAGTCATGAGATTAAGATGGATCCATTGAATGAAGCACAAAGGAAGGAAATGCTCTCCCAGTCTCTTCAACATGTTAGTGAACTACTTCCAAAT ACTTCTTTGGAGGACCTTGTGAAAGATTTGGTTGGTCAGACATCAGGATTCATGCCAAGGGATCTGCGAGCTTTAGTTGCTGATGCTGGTGCAAATCTAGTCCTTAGTCGTGATAGTCAGGAGGTTGAGCATCTGAGGGAGGGTTCTCATGAGAGCAAGTCGATCGAGAATAATGGCTCACATGAATCGGCAAAGTCCCTTAGCCAAGAAGATGTAATGAAATCACTGGAACgatcaaagaaaagaaatgcaacAGCATTGGGTACTCCAAAG GTTCCAAATGTCAAATGGGAAGACGTTGGTGGGCTTGAGGACGTGAAGAAATCAATTTTGGACACTGTACAG CTACCTCTTTTACATAAGGACTTGTTTTCGTCTGGATTGCGCAAGCGATCTGGGGTTCTTTTCTATGGCCCTCCTGGTACCGGAAAA ACTTTATTGGCGAAAGCTGTTGCTACTGAATGCTCCCTGAATTTTCTTAGCGTGAAAGGGCCCGAGTTGATTAACATGTACATAGGAGAGTCAGAGAAAAATGTCCGGGACATTTTTCAGAAG GCCAGATCAGCTCGACCATGTGTTATCTTCTTTGATGAACTTGATTCGCTTGCTCCTGCCAGGGGTGCTTCTGGAGACTCCGGTGGCGTAATGGATCGAGTGGTTTCTCAG ATGCTTGCTGAGATTGATGGCCTGAACGACTCTACCCAG AACTTGTTTATTATTGGAGCTAGCAACAGGCCTGATCTTATAGATCCCGCCCTTTTGAGGCCTGGGCGATTCGATAAGCTCCTTTATGTTGGTGTTAATTCTGAAGCCTCGTACAGGGAGAG GGTCCTTAAAGCGCTAACACGGAAGTTTAAATTGAAAGAAGATATATCTCTACTTGCAATAGCAAAAAGGTGTCCGCCAAACTTCACGGGGGCTGACATGTATGCGCTGTGCGCTGATGCTTGGTTTCATGCTGCGAAACGCAAGGTGT ATTCAACTGGTTCAGATGATCTGGATGACTCAATTGTCGTGGAATATGAGGATTTTTTAAAG GTCTTGGGAGAGATCTCTCCTTCGTTGTCTATGGCCGAGCTTAAAAAGTATGAGTTGCTTCGGGAACAGTTTGAAGGATCATCAAGATGA
- the LOC132050624 gene encoding peroxisomal ATPase PEX6 isoform X4: MIHQGKEALSSIFEAKSDNIASGKDNALISLGLEPLDQLPKYATHLRASFVKIPECGTLDSVKKDSSIEAEDRQELIDMELNKYFAVDRFLSRGDIFSVCINWNCKSTLCIPCSQKKQNGGPDLIYFKVVAMEPSEESVLRVNRTRTALILGGNVPSAVPPDFLIPRPRGSLPLQGSTVKTLASILIPPLCPSALSSKFRVVVLLHGLTGCGKRTVVKFVARQLGLHVVEYNCQSIFANSDRKTSAALAETFSMARRYSPTILLLRHFEVFKNLASNEGSPHDQVGMNLEVASVIKEFTEPIAEDEEIYSEGKSNAHDVAQPVNRHPVLLVAAADSPEGLPPTIRRCFSHEIKMDPLNEAQRKEMLSQSLQHVSELLPNTSLEDLVKDLVGQTSGFMPRDLRALVADAGANLVLSRDSQEVEHLREGSHESKSIENNGSHESAKSLSQEDVMKSLERSKKRNATALGTPKVPNVKWEDVGGLEDVKKSILDTVQLPLLHKDLFSSGLRKRSGVLFYGPPGTGKTLLAKAVATECSLNFLSVKGPELINMYIGESEKNVRDIFQKARSARPCVIFFDELDSLAPARGASGDSGGVMDRVVSQMLAEIDGLNDSTQNLFIIGASNRPDLIDPALLRPGRFDKLLYVGVNSEASYRERVLKALTRKFKLKEDISLLAIAKRCPPNFTGADMYALCADAWFHAAKRKALASGSDSTGSDDLDDSIVVEYEDFLKVLGEISPSLSMAELKKYELLREQFEGSSR; encoded by the exons ATGATTCACCAGGGGAAAGAAGCTTTATCATCAATATTTGAGGCCAAATCAGATAACATTGCGAGTGGAAAAGATAATGCTCTCATTAGTCTAGGACTTGAACCTTTGGATCAGTTGCCAAAATATGCGACACACCTGAGGGCTTCTTTTGTGAAGATACCGGAATGTGGGACCCTAGATTCAGTTAAAAAAGATTCATCTATAGAGGCTGAAGATCGTCAAGAGTTGATCGATATGGAATTGAATAAGTACTTTGCAGTGGATAGATTTCTTTCTAGAGGTGATATTTTCAGTGTATGCATCAACTGGAACTGCAAATCGACTCTGTGCATCCCTTGCAGTCAAAAGAAGCAAAATGGTGGTCCTGACCTCATATATTTCAAG GTTGTGGCCATGGAACCTTCCGAAGAATCTGTTCTAAGAGTCAACCGTACTCGAACTGCCCTTATACTTGGAGGGAATGTACCTTCTGCTGTTCCTCCAGATTTCTTGATTCCTCGACCACGAGGTTCCCTGCCTTTACAAGGGAGCACGGTGAAGACTTTAGCCTCCATACTTATACCACCATTATGTCCATCAGCCCTTTCATCAAAATTtcgggttgttgtgttgttgcaTGGCTTGACTG GATGTGGGAAGAGAACTGTGGTTAAATTTGTTGCTCGTCAATTAGGCCTTCATGTAGTGGAATATAACTGTCAAAGCATATTTGCAAATTCTGATAGAAAAACATCTGCTGCCCTGGCTGAAACCTTCAGTATGGCTCGCAG ATACTCTCCTACTATTCTACTTCTTCGTCATTTTGAGGTCTTCAAGAACCTAGCCTCTAACGAGGGTTCACCACATGACCAAGTTGGTATGAACTTAGAAGTTGCATCTGTCATAAAGGAATTTACTGAGCCAATTGCTGAAGATGAAGAAATCTACTCAGAAGGAAAGTCAAATGCTCATGAT GTTGCTCAACCCGTAAATCGGCACCCAGTGCTGTTAGTTGCTGCTGCTGATAGTCCTGAAGGCCTTCCACCAACTATTAGGCGTTGTTTCAGTCATGAGATTAAGATGGATCCATTGAATGAAGCACAAAGGAAGGAAATGCTCTCCCAGTCTCTTCAACATGTTAGTGAACTACTTCCAAAT ACTTCTTTGGAGGACCTTGTGAAAGATTTGGTTGGTCAGACATCAGGATTCATGCCAAGGGATCTGCGAGCTTTAGTTGCTGATGCTGGTGCAAATCTAGTCCTTAGTCGTGATAGTCAGGAGGTTGAGCATCTGAGGGAGGGTTCTCATGAGAGCAAGTCGATCGAGAATAATGGCTCACATGAATCGGCAAAGTCCCTTAGCCAAGAAGATGTAATGAAATCACTGGAACgatcaaagaaaagaaatgcaacAGCATTGGGTACTCCAAAG GTTCCAAATGTCAAATGGGAAGACGTTGGTGGGCTTGAGGACGTGAAGAAATCAATTTTGGACACTGTACAG CTACCTCTTTTACATAAGGACTTGTTTTCGTCTGGATTGCGCAAGCGATCTGGGGTTCTTTTCTATGGCCCTCCTGGTACCGGAAAA ACTTTATTGGCGAAAGCTGTTGCTACTGAATGCTCCCTGAATTTTCTTAGCGTGAAAGGGCCCGAGTTGATTAACATGTACATAGGAGAGTCAGAGAAAAATGTCCGGGACATTTTTCAGAAG GCCAGATCAGCTCGACCATGTGTTATCTTCTTTGATGAACTTGATTCGCTTGCTCCTGCCAGGGGTGCTTCTGGAGACTCCGGTGGCGTAATGGATCGAGTGGTTTCTCAG ATGCTTGCTGAGATTGATGGCCTGAACGACTCTACCCAG AACTTGTTTATTATTGGAGCTAGCAACAGGCCTGATCTTATAGATCCCGCCCTTTTGAGGCCTGGGCGATTCGATAAGCTCCTTTATGTTGGTGTTAATTCTGAAGCCTCGTACAGGGAGAG GGTCCTTAAAGCGCTAACACGGAAGTTTAAATTGAAAGAAGATATATCTCTACTTGCAATAGCAAAAAGGTGTCCGCCAAACTTCACGGGGGCTGACATGTATGCGCTGTGCGCTGATGCTTGGTTTCATGCTGCGAAACGCAAG GCATTAGCTTCGGGTTCAGATTCAACTGGTTCAGATGATCTGGATGACTCAATTGTCGTGGAATATGAGGATTTTTTAAAG GTCTTGGGAGAGATCTCTCCTTCGTTGTCTATGGCCGAGCTTAAAAAGTATGAGTTGCTTCGGGAACAGTTTGAAGGATCATCAAGATGA
- the LOC132050624 gene encoding peroxisomal ATPase PEX6 isoform X3 — MVEKRKPLILSSTKNLLNSLLNLETQTQSQISLLSTVQLRAGILQVSKDAKIVNVDDSALVGITSNQLRRLCITSGSLVLIKNVNTNQQRIGQVVVLDPPGSDKVLSDHTSSPSHSSLTTFLLPLYSYPDCTEPEGEVAYLSPILAFNLNVHLSCLRSMIHQGKEALSSIFEAKSDNIASGKDNALISLGLEPLDQLPKYATHLRASFVKIPECGTLDSVKKDSSIEAEDRQELIDMELNKYFAVDRFLSRGDIFSVCINWNCKSTLCIPCSQKKQNGGPDLIYFKVVAMEPSEESVLRVNRTRTALILGGNVPSAVPPDFLIPRPRGSLPLQGSTVKTLASILIPPLCPSALSSKFRVVVLLHGLTGCGKRTVVKFVARQLGLHVVEYNCQSIFANSDRKTSAALAETFSMARRYSPTILLLRHFEVFKNLASNEGSPHDQVGMNLEVASVIKEFTEPIAEDEEIYSEGKSNAHDVAQPVNRHPVLLVAAADSPEGLPPTIRRCFSHEIKMDPLNEAQRKEMLSQSLQHTSLEDLVKDLVGQTSGFMPRDLRALVADAGANLVLSRDSQEVEHLREGSHESKSIENNGSHESAKSLSQEDVMKSLERSKKRNATALGTPKVPNVKWEDVGGLEDVKKSILDTVQLPLLHKDLFSSGLRKRSGVLFYGPPGTGKTLLAKAVATECSLNFLSVKGPELINMYIGESEKNVRDIFQKARSARPCVIFFDELDSLAPARGASGDSGGVMDRVVSQMLAEIDGLNDSTQNLFIIGASNRPDLIDPALLRPGRFDKLLYVGVNSEASYRERVLKALTRKFKLKEDISLLAIAKRCPPNFTGADMYALCADAWFHAAKRKALASGSDSTGSDDLDDSIVVEYEDFLKVLGEISPSLSMAELKKYELLREQFEGSSR, encoded by the exons ATGGTTGAAAAAAGGAAACccttaattctttcttcaacAAAAAATCTACTAAATTCACTTCTAAATTTAGAAACCCAAACCCAAAGTCAAATTTCATTATTGTCAACAGTACAATTGAGAGCTGGAATTCTACAAGTATCAAAAGATGCAAAAATTGTTAATGTTGATGATTCTGCTTTGGTTGGGATAACTAGTAATCAGTTAAGAAGACTTTGTATTACTTCTGGTTCACTG gTACTCATCAAGAATGTTAATACAAATCAACAAAGAATTGGACAAGTGGTAGTTCTAGATCCTCCCGGTTCGGACAAAGTTTTATCTGACCATACCTCATCGCCATCGCATTCTTCTCTGACAACATTTCTCTTGCCATTGTATAGCTATCCTGACTGTACAGAACCAGAAGGAGAAGTTGCCTATTTATCTCCGATCCTGGCATTTAACCTTAATGTACATTTATCATGCTTGAGATCAATGATTCACCAGGGGAAAGAAGCTTTATCATCAATATTTGAGGCCAAATCAGATAACATTGCGAGTGGAAAAGATAATGCTCTCATTAGTCTAGGACTTGAACCTTTGGATCAGTTGCCAAAATATGCGACACACCTGAGGGCTTCTTTTGTGAAGATACCGGAATGTGGGACCCTAGATTCAGTTAAAAAAGATTCATCTATAGAGGCTGAAGATCGTCAAGAGTTGATCGATATGGAATTGAATAAGTACTTTGCAGTGGATAGATTTCTTTCTAGAGGTGATATTTTCAGTGTATGCATCAACTGGAACTGCAAATCGACTCTGTGCATCCCTTGCAGTCAAAAGAAGCAAAATGGTGGTCCTGACCTCATATATTTCAAG GTTGTGGCCATGGAACCTTCCGAAGAATCTGTTCTAAGAGTCAACCGTACTCGAACTGCCCTTATACTTGGAGGGAATGTACCTTCTGCTGTTCCTCCAGATTTCTTGATTCCTCGACCACGAGGTTCCCTGCCTTTACAAGGGAGCACGGTGAAGACTTTAGCCTCCATACTTATACCACCATTATGTCCATCAGCCCTTTCATCAAAATTtcgggttgttgtgttgttgcaTGGCTTGACTG GATGTGGGAAGAGAACTGTGGTTAAATTTGTTGCTCGTCAATTAGGCCTTCATGTAGTGGAATATAACTGTCAAAGCATATTTGCAAATTCTGATAGAAAAACATCTGCTGCCCTGGCTGAAACCTTCAGTATGGCTCGCAG ATACTCTCCTACTATTCTACTTCTTCGTCATTTTGAGGTCTTCAAGAACCTAGCCTCTAACGAGGGTTCACCACATGACCAAGTTGGTATGAACTTAGAAGTTGCATCTGTCATAAAGGAATTTACTGAGCCAATTGCTGAAGATGAAGAAATCTACTCAGAAGGAAAGTCAAATGCTCATGAT GTTGCTCAACCCGTAAATCGGCACCCAGTGCTGTTAGTTGCTGCTGCTGATAGTCCTGAAGGCCTTCCACCAACTATTAGGCGTTGTTTCAGTCATGAGATTAAGATGGATCCATTGAATGAAGCACAAAGGAAGGAAATGCTCTCCCAGTCTCTTCAACAT ACTTCTTTGGAGGACCTTGTGAAAGATTTGGTTGGTCAGACATCAGGATTCATGCCAAGGGATCTGCGAGCTTTAGTTGCTGATGCTGGTGCAAATCTAGTCCTTAGTCGTGATAGTCAGGAGGTTGAGCATCTGAGGGAGGGTTCTCATGAGAGCAAGTCGATCGAGAATAATGGCTCACATGAATCGGCAAAGTCCCTTAGCCAAGAAGATGTAATGAAATCACTGGAACgatcaaagaaaagaaatgcaacAGCATTGGGTACTCCAAAG GTTCCAAATGTCAAATGGGAAGACGTTGGTGGGCTTGAGGACGTGAAGAAATCAATTTTGGACACTGTACAG CTACCTCTTTTACATAAGGACTTGTTTTCGTCTGGATTGCGCAAGCGATCTGGGGTTCTTTTCTATGGCCCTCCTGGTACCGGAAAA ACTTTATTGGCGAAAGCTGTTGCTACTGAATGCTCCCTGAATTTTCTTAGCGTGAAAGGGCCCGAGTTGATTAACATGTACATAGGAGAGTCAGAGAAAAATGTCCGGGACATTTTTCAGAAG GCCAGATCAGCTCGACCATGTGTTATCTTCTTTGATGAACTTGATTCGCTTGCTCCTGCCAGGGGTGCTTCTGGAGACTCCGGTGGCGTAATGGATCGAGTGGTTTCTCAG ATGCTTGCTGAGATTGATGGCCTGAACGACTCTACCCAG AACTTGTTTATTATTGGAGCTAGCAACAGGCCTGATCTTATAGATCCCGCCCTTTTGAGGCCTGGGCGATTCGATAAGCTCCTTTATGTTGGTGTTAATTCTGAAGCCTCGTACAGGGAGAG GGTCCTTAAAGCGCTAACACGGAAGTTTAAATTGAAAGAAGATATATCTCTACTTGCAATAGCAAAAAGGTGTCCGCCAAACTTCACGGGGGCTGACATGTATGCGCTGTGCGCTGATGCTTGGTTTCATGCTGCGAAACGCAAG GCATTAGCTTCGGGTTCAGATTCAACTGGTTCAGATGATCTGGATGACTCAATTGTCGTGGAATATGAGGATTTTTTAAAG GTCTTGGGAGAGATCTCTCCTTCGTTGTCTATGGCCGAGCTTAAAAAGTATGAGTTGCTTCGGGAACAGTTTGAAGGATCATCAAGATGA